The following are from one region of the Streptomyces rubrogriseus genome:
- the nadD gene encoding nicotinate-nucleotide adenylyltransferase, translating to MGEHDTPTGPAHAPARGTQNAVPARATGPVQGPVNGPADGPSAGKRRLGVMGGTFDPIHHGHLVAASEVAAQFRLDEVVFVPTGQPWQKSHRAVSAAEDRYLMTVVATVENPQFSVSRIDIDRGGPTYTVDTLRDLRALNPDADLFFITGADALAQILTWRDSEELFSLAHFIGVTRPGHTLTDAGLPKGGVSLVEVPALAISSTDCRARVAKGDPVWYLVPDGVVRYIDKRHLYRGE from the coding sequence ATGGGAGAGCACGACACGCCTACCGGCCCGGCGCACGCGCCGGCGCGCGGCACGCAGAACGCGGTGCCCGCCCGCGCCACCGGTCCGGTCCAGGGCCCGGTGAACGGTCCGGCCGACGGGCCGTCGGCCGGCAAGCGACGCCTGGGCGTCATGGGCGGCACCTTCGACCCGATCCACCACGGCCACCTCGTGGCCGCCAGCGAGGTCGCCGCGCAGTTCCGGCTCGACGAGGTGGTGTTCGTGCCGACCGGGCAGCCGTGGCAGAAGAGCCACCGTGCGGTCTCCGCGGCCGAGGACCGCTATCTGATGACGGTCGTCGCGACCGTCGAGAACCCGCAGTTCTCCGTCAGCCGCATCGACATCGACCGCGGCGGCCCCACCTACACCGTCGACACCCTGCGCGACCTGCGCGCCCTCAACCCGGACGCGGACCTGTTCTTCATCACCGGGGCCGACGCCCTCGCCCAGATCCTCACCTGGCGCGACAGCGAGGAACTCTTCTCCCTCGCCCACTTCATCGGCGTCACCCGGCCGGGACACACCCTCACGGACGCCGGGCTCCCCAAGGGCGGCGTCTCGCTCGTCGAGGTCCCCGCCCTCGCCATCTCCTCCACGGACTGCCGTGCGAGAGTCGCCAAGGGCGATCCCGTCTGGTACCTGGTGCCCGACGGAGTCGTGCGCTATATCGACAAACGCCACCTGTACCGCGGCGAGTGA
- a CDS encoding NADH-quinone oxidoreductase subunit NuoF family protein, giving the protein MNEALPDVPEVRVVGLPQLTSGFDLVERLDLPMHLKVHGPLEPMGGEQLAQLSERINLKGRGGAGFPFHKKLRSVAEAAIKRGVRPVVVVNGSEDEPACRKDTVLINRAPHLILDGALLCAEAMGARTLVIGVTRESTQRSMEAALAERGLSNGRRSALRARVQRNPVRMVTGAAASLIRSIDGGPAIPPGRKVSASRSGVGGAPTLLSNAETFAQLAIAARIGPERYGNTGLYDEPGTVMLTVSGAVARPMVIEVPTGVPLRYVLQLAGAPPVPQGVLTGGYHGKWIDAATVDEAIVSRNSLQQVGGSLGAGAILPIGQDTCPLGESLRVAQWLAEESAGQCGPCYLGLPAAARGLEDILNGGGPAALEAVKQVAKNVKRRGACSHPDGSAMFLESTVKAFTDDLAAHVLGNGCGRPVEGVLPLFEGGRAPTGVPGGGEENGPSRQKIFVDWTLCRGHGLCADILPEVFQLGADGFPTVAQAEVPRFAEAKAVRAVRRCPALALRIEEDTRGQAPASRTNLPVLSQGRGRRALGR; this is encoded by the coding sequence TTGAACGAGGCCCTGCCCGACGTCCCGGAGGTCCGCGTGGTCGGGCTTCCCCAGCTCACGTCGGGCTTCGACCTTGTCGAGCGGCTCGATCTCCCGATGCACCTCAAGGTGCACGGCCCGCTCGAACCGATGGGCGGGGAGCAGCTCGCGCAGCTCTCCGAACGCATCAACCTGAAGGGCCGCGGCGGCGCGGGTTTCCCCTTCCACAAGAAGCTGCGCTCGGTCGCCGAGGCGGCGATCAAGCGCGGCGTACGGCCGGTCGTGGTCGTCAACGGCAGCGAGGACGAACCGGCCTGCCGCAAGGACACGGTGCTGATCAACCGTGCCCCGCACCTGATCCTGGACGGCGCGCTGCTGTGCGCCGAGGCGATGGGCGCCCGCACCCTCGTCATCGGGGTCACCCGCGAGTCCACACAGCGCTCCATGGAGGCCGCCCTGGCCGAGCGCGGCCTGAGCAACGGCCGCCGGTCCGCGCTCCGCGCGCGCGTGCAGCGCAATCCGGTGCGCATGGTCACCGGCGCGGCGGCCTCGCTGATCCGCTCCATCGACGGCGGCCCGGCGATCCCGCCCGGCCGCAAGGTGAGCGCCTCCAGGAGCGGCGTCGGCGGCGCACCGACCCTGCTGTCCAACGCCGAGACCTTCGCCCAGCTGGCGATCGCCGCCCGCATCGGCCCGGAGCGCTACGGCAACACCGGCCTGTACGACGAGCCGGGCACCGTGATGCTCACGGTCTCCGGCGCGGTGGCCCGCCCGATGGTGATCGAGGTCCCGACGGGCGTGCCGCTGCGCTACGTCCTCCAGCTGGCCGGCGCTCCGCCGGTGCCGCAGGGCGTGCTGACCGGCGGCTACCACGGCAAGTGGATCGACGCGGCGACCGTCGACGAGGCGATCGTCTCCCGCAACTCCTTGCAGCAGGTGGGCGGCTCGCTCGGCGCGGGCGCGATCCTGCCGATCGGTCAGGACACCTGCCCGCTGGGCGAGTCGCTGCGGGTGGCGCAGTGGCTGGCCGAGGAGAGCGCCGGCCAGTGCGGCCCCTGCTACCTGGGCCTGCCGGCCGCCGCACGGGGGCTGGAGGACATCCTGAACGGCGGCGGTCCGGCCGCCCTGGAGGCGGTCAAGCAGGTCGCGAAGAACGTGAAGCGGCGCGGTGCCTGCTCGCACCCGGACGGCTCGGCGATGTTCCTGGAGTCGACCGTCAAGGCGTTCACGGACGACCTGGCCGCCCATGTCCTCGGCAACGGCTGCGGTCGGCCCGTGGAGGGCGTCCTGCCGCTCTTCGAGGGGGGCAGGGCCCCGACCGGCGTCCCCGGCGGCGGGGAGGAGAACGGCCCGAGCCGCCAGAAGATCTTCGTCGACTGGACGCTGTGCCGAGGGCACGGGCTGTGCGCGGACATCCTGCCGGAGGTCTTCCAGCTCGGCGCCGACGGCTTCCCGACCGTCGCGCAGGCCGAGGTGCCGCGGTTCGCGGAGGCCAAGGCGGTGCGGGCGGTGCGCCGCTGCCCGGCGCTGGCGCTGCGGATCGAGGAGGACACCCGCGGGCAGGCGCCGGCCTCGCGCACCAACCTTCCGGTGCTGTCCCAGGGCCGGGGCCGGCGGGCGCTCGGCCGCTGA
- a CDS encoding histidine phosphatase family protein, whose amino-acid sequence MSATGEVTAGRPGRGRRVILWRHGQTAWNVERRFQGSTDVALTETGVNQARRAAGLLLHLRPDAIVASDLARAADTAAELSVLTGLEVTLEEGLRETYAGVWQGLTHEEIIARHGDEYAAWKRGEPVRRGGGELETEVADRAAPVVLRHAEKLPEDGTLVVVSHGGTIRTTIGRLLGLEPHSWESLGGLTNCCWSVLGEGARGWRLLEHNAGTLPEPVIGDDV is encoded by the coding sequence GTGAGCGCCACCGGCGAGGTGACGGCGGGCAGGCCGGGCCGCGGCCGCCGCGTCATCCTGTGGCGTCACGGCCAGACCGCGTGGAACGTGGAGCGCCGCTTCCAGGGCAGCACGGACGTCGCGCTGACCGAGACCGGCGTGAACCAGGCCCGCCGCGCGGCCGGACTGCTCCTGCACCTGAGGCCCGACGCGATCGTCGCCTCCGACCTCGCGCGCGCCGCGGACACGGCCGCCGAGCTGTCCGTGCTCACCGGCCTCGAGGTGACCCTGGAGGAGGGCCTGCGGGAGACCTACGCGGGCGTCTGGCAGGGGCTGACCCACGAGGAGATCATCGCCCGGCACGGCGACGAGTACGCGGCCTGGAAGCGCGGCGAGCCCGTGCGCCGCGGCGGCGGCGAGCTGGAGACCGAGGTCGCCGACCGCGCCGCCCCCGTAGTGCTGCGGCACGCCGAGAAGCTCCCCGAGGACGGCACCCTCGTCGTGGTCAGCCACGGCGGCACGATCCGTACCACCATCGGCCGCCTGCTCGGCCTGGAACCGCACAGCTGGGAGAGCCTCGGCGGCCTGACCAACTGCTGCTGGTCCGTGCTGGGCGAGGGCGCTCGCGGCTGGCGCCTGCTGGAGCACAACGCCGGCACGCTGCCGGAACCGGTGATCGGCGACGACGTCTGA
- a CDS encoding SCO2584 family spore wall biosynthesis protein: MPEDVGGTPFPDGREPDDDHDRGVSDEEFASVVFDEAFVRAAAVHEPTAVERLLAAAQARAEATEAEAARRGRSRADRYDDGYGDFGHDPDLDDPDDDRDLLDRPYGAPAAYGKQVRWHRPVAWLLALAMGIGMVALAFVAVYRGASSGGGPQQVPPPASTGPEQGGTATPSASADYSQPAVSVIPRSP; encoded by the coding sequence GTGCCGGAGGACGTGGGGGGCACGCCGTTCCCGGACGGCAGGGAGCCCGACGACGACCACGACCGCGGGGTGTCGGACGAAGAGTTCGCCTCCGTGGTCTTCGACGAGGCCTTCGTACGGGCGGCCGCGGTGCACGAGCCGACCGCCGTCGAGCGCCTCCTGGCCGCCGCGCAGGCCAGAGCCGAGGCCACCGAGGCGGAGGCCGCCCGCCGGGGCCGCAGCAGAGCCGATCGCTACGACGACGGGTACGGCGATTTCGGCCATGATCCCGACCTCGACGACCCGGACGACGACCGCGACCTCCTCGACCGCCCCTACGGCGCTCCCGCGGCCTACGGCAAGCAGGTCCGCTGGCACCGCCCCGTCGCCTGGCTGCTCGCCCTCGCGATGGGCATCGGCATGGTCGCACTGGCCTTCGTGGCCGTCTACCGGGGCGCGTCCTCGGGCGGCGGCCCGCAGCAGGTGCCGCCCCCCGCCTCCACCGGCCCGGAGCAGGGCGGCACCGCGACCCCCTCGGCCTCCGCCGACTACTCCCAGCCGGCCGTCTCGGTGATCCCGCGCAGCCCCTGA
- the pdtA gene encoding polydiglycosylphosphate transferase PdtA: MNDGYDAGHGDDQYELVGYDEYGRPVYRQAQGQAQAQGQGHAQPGHQQQYDPYAQQQGQQGQQGQPYGQSGQPYGQQGQQYGQQQYGQQGYGYDPYATGSQQPVQQPYDPYGSQGGYDTGRQPAQPPYDPYGRAATSGPQPRVAEQTAHIPQQAGPPEERERTDPAEAAEPGGDYRTEQFAFVEEPAGDSEDVIDWMKFTENRTERREEARRRARSRIVALVVVLALVAVGGVGYLWYAGKLPGLSSSDDKTGGTTTAGAQKRDVIAVHLHDTKGGGTSTALLVNNTTTKQGTAVLVPNALALTGDDGSTTTLAKSVGDEGPDATRTALDSALGTDIEGTWRLDTPYLQILVDLVGNIDVDTDADVPDPESKDKGAAPLVHKGEGQTLSGKMAVAYATYSAKGEEANAQLQRFGQVMQGVLRKLSSDPQAATTTVQTLGMILDPPLTEKDLGTFLAGLSDRAKGGDFKTALLPVQDGGGLSAEAGDSVVKDVLGGTAKSPDKDAAVSVSVRNATGVEDRTGKARVVLLNGGFTFVSGGTASGTEATSQVVYAEAADKENAVQVAKTLGLPTGSVTQGKVSANARVSVVLGQDYKPAS, from the coding sequence GTGAACGACGGATACGACGCGGGACACGGCGACGACCAGTACGAACTCGTCGGCTACGACGAGTACGGCCGCCCCGTGTACCGCCAGGCCCAAGGACAGGCGCAGGCCCAGGGACAGGGCCACGCCCAGCCCGGCCACCAGCAGCAGTACGACCCGTACGCGCAGCAGCAGGGGCAGCAGGGGCAGCAGGGGCAGCCGTACGGGCAGTCCGGGCAGCCCTACGGACAGCAGGGACAGCAGTACGGGCAGCAGCAGTACGGACAGCAGGGCTACGGCTACGACCCGTACGCCACCGGCAGTCAGCAGCCCGTCCAGCAGCCCTACGACCCCTACGGCTCCCAGGGCGGCTACGACACCGGCCGGCAGCCCGCGCAGCCGCCGTACGACCCGTACGGCCGGGCCGCCACCAGTGGCCCGCAGCCCCGGGTCGCCGAGCAGACCGCCCACATCCCGCAGCAGGCGGGCCCGCCCGAGGAGCGGGAGCGCACGGACCCCGCCGAGGCGGCCGAACCCGGCGGGGACTACCGCACCGAGCAGTTCGCCTTCGTCGAGGAGCCGGCCGGCGACTCCGAGGACGTCATCGACTGGATGAAGTTCACGGAGAACCGCACCGAGCGCCGCGAGGAGGCCCGCAGGCGCGCCCGCTCGCGCATCGTCGCCCTGGTCGTCGTGCTGGCGCTGGTCGCGGTCGGCGGCGTCGGCTACCTCTGGTACGCGGGGAAGCTGCCCGGGCTGTCCTCCTCCGACGACAAGACCGGCGGTACCACGACGGCCGGCGCCCAGAAGCGCGACGTGATCGCCGTCCACCTGCACGACACCAAGGGCGGCGGCACCTCCACCGCGCTGCTCGTGAACAACACCACCACCAAGCAGGGCACCGCCGTGTTGGTGCCCAACGCGCTCGCCCTGACCGGCGACGACGGCAGCACCACCACGCTCGCCAAGTCCGTCGGCGACGAGGGCCCCGACGCGACCCGCACCGCCCTCGACTCCGCCCTCGGCACCGACATCGAGGGCACCTGGCGGCTGGACACGCCCTACCTCCAGATCCTCGTCGACCTGGTCGGCAACATCGACGTCGACACCGACGCCGACGTCCCCGACCCGGAGTCCAAGGACAAGGGCGCAGCACCTCTCGTGCACAAGGGCGAGGGCCAGACCCTCAGCGGCAAGATGGCCGTCGCCTACGCCACCTACAGCGCCAAGGGCGAGGAGGCGAACGCCCAGCTCCAGCGGTTCGGGCAGGTCATGCAGGGCGTCCTGCGCAAGCTGTCCTCCGATCCGCAGGCCGCCACGACCACCGTCCAGACCCTGGGCATGATCCTCGACCCGCCGCTGACCGAGAAGGACCTCGGCACCTTCCTCGCCGGGCTCTCCGACCGTGCCAAGGGCGGCGACTTCAAGACCGCGCTGCTGCCCGTCCAGGACGGCGGCGGGCTCAGCGCCGAGGCCGGCGACAGCGTCGTCAAGGACGTCCTCGGCGGCACCGCCAAGAGCCCCGACAAGGACGCCGCCGTCAGCGTCTCGGTCCGCAACGCCACCGGCGTCGAGGACCGCACCGGCAAGGCCCGCGTCGTCCTCCTCAACGGCGGCTTCACCTTCGTGTCGGGCGGCACCGCCTCCGGCACCGAGGCCACCTCACAGGTCGTCTACGCGGAGGCCGCCGACAAGGAGAACGCCGTCCAGGTCGCCAAGACCCTGGGCCTGCCCACCGGCTCCGTCACCCAGGGGAAGGTCTCCGCGAACGCGCGGGTCTCGGTGGTGCTCGGGCAGGACTACAAGCCGGCGTCGTAG
- the rsfS gene encoding ribosome silencing factor has protein sequence MTATDRSIELINAAAQAAADKLAHDIIAYDVSDVLSITDAFLLASAPNDRQVKSIVDEIEERLNKDLGAKPVRREGDREARWVLLDYVDIVVHVQHSEERVFYALERLWKDCPELELPADAKETRGKAEEHAKLQAAEEATPTDEDWR, from the coding sequence GTGACCGCGACCGACCGCTCCATCGAACTCATCAACGCCGCCGCCCAGGCGGCGGCCGACAAGCTCGCGCACGACATCATCGCCTACGACGTCAGCGACGTGCTGTCGATCACGGACGCCTTCCTGCTGGCGTCCGCGCCCAACGACCGCCAGGTCAAGTCGATCGTCGACGAGATCGAGGAGCGGCTGAACAAGGATCTGGGCGCCAAGCCGGTGCGCCGCGAGGGCGACCGCGAGGCCCGCTGGGTCCTGCTCGACTACGTCGACATCGTCGTCCACGTCCAGCACAGCGAGGAGCGCGTCTTCTACGCCCTGGAGCGGCTGTGGAAGGACTGCCCCGAGCTGGAGCTGCCCGCCGACGCCAAGGAGACCCGCGGCAAGGCGGAGGAGCACGCGAAGCTCCAGGCCGCCGAGGAGGCGACGCCCACCGACGAGGACTGGCGGTGA
- a CDS encoding M48 family metallopeptidase, translating to MSDGHHNGHEHVPSRQRRRFPGISSRAYEHPADRSALVALRKLSGFDTVFKALSGLLPERSLRLLFLSDSVRVSDRQFAHLNVMLRDACYILDLEKVPPMYVNQDPVPNAMCIGLDEPIIVVTTGLVELLDEEEMRAVVGHEVGHALSGHAVYRTILLFLTSLAVRVAWIPLGNVAIMAIVTALREWFRKSELSADRAGLLVGQDLQASMRGLMKIAGGNHLHEMNVDAFLEQAEEYEAGGDLRDSVLKILNVLPRSHPFTTVRAAELKKWAASRDYQRIMDGHYPRRDEDKDTSVRDSFRESASHYATHVRSSKDPLMKLVNDIAGGAGDLGDRMRRGFGGFTGSQPRPPKDDGGPAQGPGGSGRPEGSDGSEGSEGPGGDGPESPRDGSPRDGV from the coding sequence ATGTCCGACGGCCACCACAACGGGCACGAGCACGTGCCGAGCAGGCAGCGCAGGCGCTTCCCCGGGATCTCCTCACGGGCGTACGAGCATCCGGCCGACCGCAGCGCGCTGGTGGCGCTGCGCAAGCTGAGCGGTTTCGACACGGTCTTCAAGGCGCTGAGCGGCCTGCTGCCCGAGCGGAGCCTCAGGCTGCTGTTCCTGTCCGACTCGGTGCGCGTCTCGGACCGGCAGTTCGCCCATCTGAACGTCATGCTGCGCGACGCCTGCTACATCCTGGACCTGGAGAAGGTCCCCCCGATGTACGTCAACCAGGACCCGGTGCCGAACGCGATGTGCATCGGCCTGGACGAGCCGATCATCGTCGTCACCACGGGCCTGGTCGAGCTGCTCGACGAGGAGGAGATGCGGGCGGTCGTCGGGCACGAGGTCGGGCACGCCCTGTCCGGGCACGCGGTCTACCGGACGATCCTGCTCTTCCTGACCTCCCTCGCCGTCCGGGTCGCCTGGATCCCGCTGGGCAACGTGGCGATCATGGCGATCGTGACCGCGCTGCGCGAGTGGTTCCGCAAGTCGGAGCTGTCCGCCGACCGCGCGGGACTGCTGGTGGGCCAGGACCTCCAGGCCTCCATGCGGGGCCTGATGAAGATCGCGGGCGGCAACCACCTGCACGAGATGAACGTGGACGCGTTCCTGGAGCAGGCCGAGGAGTACGAGGCGGGCGGCGACCTGCGCGACTCGGTGCTGAAGATCCTGAACGTGCTGCCCCGCTCGCACCCCTTCACCACCGTGCGGGCCGCCGAGCTGAAGAAGTGGGCGGCCTCCCGGGACTACCAGCGGATCATGGACGGCCACTACCCGCGCCGCGACGAGGACAAGGACACCTCGGTGCGGGACTCCTTCCGGGAGTCGGCGTCCCACTACGCCACGCATGTGCGCAGCTCCAAGGACCCGCTGATGAAGCTGGTCAACGACATCGCGGGCGGCGCCGGTGACCTCGGTGACCGGATGCGGCGGGGCTTCGGCGGCTTCACGGGCTCCCAGCCGAGGCCGCCCAAGGACGACGGCGGGCCGGCGCAGGGGCCGGGAGGTTCCGGCCGACCCGAGGGGTCCGACGGGTCCGAGGGGTCCGAGGGGCCCGGCGGCGACGGTCCGGAGTCTCCCCGGGACGGCTCGCCGCGCGACGGCGTCTGA
- a CDS encoding SCO2583 family membrane protein translates to MAGLGGPPGGTPEGGPGGGEDEYRSVVFDESFVRAARLQEFSAQERITDHAPAVRRRPPLRRAGLSRQALILVLLIAVAFGTAIYMGVRHPYQGSAGQRAAEPVRMTVVPLAPRERVPGADDAAFLFAHSPAAHFRTAAQGIPLPGAERTAHFSEDQVFNALTTAKNYIVRSALDPEVLGGEEVRSVRVLLDPDQLHQFDESFEKPASDGRHTPTGWLVRFDPARAELADPEIRVDGSLRAVESDASTLEVTADHTMVYALRAADDARGEVSLFTLRRELHFRFDRDDLRLHQTRLVASYVQAGPLSCAEDAANHLRPLLAGQEAGAGVPAGTDPYTSDHATALCGSLAENARPKV, encoded by the coding sequence ATGGCAGGGCTTGGCGGTCCGCCCGGAGGAACGCCCGAGGGCGGCCCCGGAGGCGGAGAGGACGAGTACCGATCCGTCGTCTTCGACGAGTCGTTCGTGCGCGCTGCCCGGCTCCAGGAGTTCTCCGCCCAGGAGCGCATCACCGACCACGCGCCCGCCGTACGCCGCCGCCCGCCCCTGCGCCGGGCCGGACTGTCCCGGCAGGCGCTGATCCTCGTCCTGCTGATAGCGGTGGCCTTCGGCACCGCCATCTACATGGGCGTACGGCACCCCTACCAGGGCTCCGCCGGGCAGCGGGCCGCCGAGCCGGTGCGGATGACCGTCGTCCCGCTCGCCCCGCGGGAGAGGGTGCCCGGCGCCGACGACGCCGCGTTCCTGTTCGCGCACAGCCCCGCCGCGCACTTCAGGACCGCGGCCCAGGGCATCCCGCTGCCGGGCGCCGAGCGCACGGCGCACTTCTCCGAGGACCAGGTGTTCAACGCGCTCACCACCGCCAAGAACTACATCGTCCGCTCGGCGCTCGACCCGGAGGTGCTCGGCGGCGAGGAGGTGCGTTCGGTGCGGGTGCTGCTGGACCCGGACCAGCTCCACCAGTTCGACGAGAGCTTCGAGAAACCCGCCTCCGACGGCCGGCACACTCCCACGGGGTGGCTGGTCCGCTTCGACCCGGCCCGGGCCGAGCTGGCCGACCCCGAGATCCGGGTGGACGGGAGCCTGCGGGCCGTGGAGAGCGACGCGTCCACCCTGGAGGTCACCGCCGACCACACCATGGTGTACGCGCTGCGAGCCGCCGACGACGCCCGGGGCGAGGTGTCGCTGTTCACCCTCCGGCGCGAGCTGCACTTCCGCTTCGACCGGGACGACCTGCGGCTGCACCAGACCCGGCTCGTCGCCTCCTACGTCCAGGCCGGGCCGCTCTCCTGCGCCGAGGACGCGGCGAACCACCTCCGCCCGCTGCTGGCCGGCCAGGAGGCCGGGGCCGGCGTCCCGGCCGGCACCGACCCGTACACCTCGGACCACGCCACGGCGCTGTGCGGCAGCCTCGCGGAGAACGCCCGGCCGAAGGTGTGA
- a CDS encoding glutamate-5-semialdehyde dehydrogenase, with protein sequence MTTLSPYDSMSPVTRAAYRAKSAAADLAPLPRAAKDDALLAVADALEVRTSEIVEANAQDVAKARAAGTSEAIVDRLTLTPERVRAIASDVRDVVALPDPVGEIVRGSTLPNGIDLRQVRVPLGVVGIIYEGRPNVTVDAAALCLKSGNAVLLRGSSSAYQSNTALVRVVRDAVGGAGLPADAVQLVPGESRESVRELMRARGLVDVLIPRGGASLISTVVQESTVPVIETGTGNCHVYVDAHADLDMAVDILINSKAQRVGVCNAAETLLVHQDVAAEFLPRALAALAEAGVTVHADDRVMAHAKDSGANVVEATPEDWETEYLSYDIAAAVVDSLDKAVEHIRLWTSGHTEAIVTTSQQAARRFTQLVDSTTVAVNASTRFTDGGQFGFGAEIGISTQKLHARGPMGLPELTSTKYIVTGDGHVRR encoded by the coding sequence ATGACCACGCTCTCGCCGTACGACTCGATGTCACCCGTCACCCGGGCCGCCTACCGGGCCAAGTCCGCCGCGGCCGACCTCGCGCCGCTGCCGCGGGCGGCCAAGGACGACGCGCTGCTCGCCGTCGCGGACGCGCTGGAGGTCCGTACGAGCGAGATCGTCGAGGCCAACGCCCAGGACGTGGCCAAGGCCCGCGCCGCCGGGACCAGCGAGGCCATCGTCGACCGGCTCACCCTGACCCCGGAGCGGGTCCGCGCCATCGCCTCCGACGTGCGCGACGTGGTCGCGCTGCCCGATCCGGTCGGCGAGATCGTGCGCGGCTCCACCCTCCCCAACGGCATCGACCTGCGCCAGGTCCGGGTGCCGCTCGGCGTGGTCGGCATCATCTACGAGGGCCGGCCGAACGTGACGGTCGACGCCGCCGCCCTGTGCCTGAAGTCCGGCAACGCGGTGCTGCTGCGCGGCTCGTCCTCGGCCTACCAGTCGAACACCGCCCTGGTCCGGGTGGTCCGGGACGCCGTGGGCGGGGCCGGGCTGCCCGCCGACGCCGTGCAGCTGGTGCCCGGCGAGAGCCGGGAGAGCGTGCGCGAGCTGATGCGGGCCCGCGGCCTGGTCGACGTGCTCATCCCGCGCGGCGGCGCCTCGCTGATCAGCACGGTCGTCCAGGAGTCCACCGTCCCCGTCATCGAGACCGGCACCGGCAACTGCCACGTCTACGTCGACGCGCACGCCGACCTCGACATGGCCGTCGACATCCTGATCAACTCCAAGGCCCAGCGCGTCGGCGTCTGCAACGCCGCCGAGACCCTCCTGGTGCACCAGGACGTCGCCGCCGAGTTCCTGCCCCGCGCGCTGGCCGCGCTCGCGGAGGCCGGGGTCACCGTGCACGCCGACGACCGGGTGATGGCCCACGCCAAGGACTCCGGCGCGAACGTCGTCGAGGCGACCCCCGAGGACTGGGAGACCGAGTACCTGTCGTACGACATCGCCGCGGCCGTGGTCGACTCCCTGGACAAGGCCGTCGAGCACATCCGGCTGTGGACCTCCGGCCACACCGAGGCCATCGTGACCACCTCGCAGCAGGCCGCCCGGCGCTTCACCCAGCTGGTCGACTCCACCACTGTCGCCGTCAACGCCTCCACCCGCTTCACCGACGGCGGGCAGTTCGGCTTCGGCGCCGAGATCGGCATCTCCACGCAGAAGCTGCACGCCCGGGGCCCCATGGGGCTGCCGGAGCTGACCAGCACGAAGTACATCGTCACCGGCGACGGGCACGTGCGGCGCTGA